The following is a genomic window from Streptomyces sp. BHT-5-2.
TCACCGGCGACACCACTCCGGCCTCCGTCACGATCGCCGTCACCAGCTCGGCGGGCGTCACGTCGAAGGCCGGGTTGTAGGCCAGCGCGCCCAGCGGCGCCACCGGAATCCCCGAGCCGCCCTCCACCCCGGCACCCTGGAGGTGCGGCAGGGCGAACTCCGTCACTTCATGGCCGGGCCGCTGCTCCACCTCGATGGCCGCTCCTTCCTCCGTCTCCAGATCCACCGTGCTGGTCGGCGCCACCACGATGAAGGGGACATGGTGGTGGCGGGCGAGCACCGCCAGCGGATAGCTGCCGATCTTGTTGGCGACCGCGCCGTCCGCGGCTATCCGGTCGGCCCCGATCAGCACCGCATCCACCTCGCCGGCCGCGAACAGCGAGCCGGCGGCGCCGTCCACCAGCACCGTGTACGCCATCCCGGCCCGCGCCGCCTCGTACGCCGTCAGCCGCGCCCCCTGCAGCAGCGGACGCGTCTCGTCCACCCACAACCGCCGCAGCTCACCGGCCCGATGCACCGCCAGCGCCACCGCCAGGGCGGTCCCCTCACCGCCCGAGACCAGGGCACCCGTGTTGCAGTGCGTGAGAATCCGGTGCCCGCCGCCCGGCAGCAGCTCGCCCAGAAGCTCCCGGCCGTGCCGCGCCATACGCGCGCTGGCCTCGACGTCCTCCGCATGGACGGCCCGCGCCTCGGCCAGCGCTGCCGCCGCCGCATCCTCCGGACCGGCGCCACCGGCCGCCGCCTCCCGGAACGCCCCGGCCGCACGCCGGACGCCGTAACCGAGATTGACCGCGGTCGGCCGGGCGGACGCCAGCGCCTGGGCCGCCTCCTCGACGTCGAATCCTCGTGCCGCGGCCAGCGCGACGCCGTACGCGCCCGCGATGCCCAGCAGCGGCGCACCCCGCACGGCCAGCGTCCGGATCGCCCGCACCAGCGCCGGAACATCCGTGCAGACCAGCTCGACCTCCTCCGCGGGCAGCCGCGTCTGGTCGAGAAGGACCACGACCGGCCCCTCGGGCAACTCCTCCCAGCGCAGCGACGGGACCGCGAGCGCCCCGGCGCCCGCCTCCGATACCTCGTGCCGATCAGCCATTCCCTCAGTCTGCCGCCGGTCCCCCGCCGAACAGAAGGTCCCCTTCCTCGAAGGGCCCGGGTACAGAGCGCCATCGGCCATGACACGATGACTGACACCGCGGATCCCGGACCCCGCCCGCGCCGGTGGACGGGCAGCAAGAAGGAGCGACGATGAACAACTCTCCGGGCTGGGCCTCGCCCGGATCCTCCCCCTCCGACGAGCCGGACCGCGGCACCCCGGAGCAGCCCGCCCAGCCGACCGTCCCGGAAGACCGCGCCGGCGCGACCCAGCAGCCGGCCCCGCCGAACTGGTCCGGCAACCAGCCGCCGCCCGGCCAGTGGACGACCCCGTCCGGCATCCCCGGCCAGGGCGGACCCGACGGCCGGAGCGGCCAGGGCGCCGGGGACCGCTCCCGCGCCTCGTCCGGAAGGGCCCCGGGCGGCTGGGCCACCCCGCCGGGCCCCGGACCCCAGGGCGGCTGGGGCGGCGGTCCCGGCTGGAGCGGCGGCTGGGGCGGCATGCCGCCCGTCGCCAAGCCGGGTGTCATCCCGCTGCGGCCGCTCGGCGTCGGCGAGATCCTCGACGGCGCCGTCGCCACCATGCGCGCCCACTGGCGCACCGTGCTCGGCATCTCGCTGATCGTCGCGGTCGTGTCGCAGACCACCGCCACGGTCGTCACCGGCCTGTGGTTCCAGGGCCCCAACCGCGCCACGGACCTCGACGACGGCGCCGGGCCGCCGCTGCGGCAGGTCCTGAGCGAGATGGGCAACTCCCTGACCGGCTCGGCCATCACCGCACTCATCGGGCTGCTCGCCACGATCATCGCGACCGGCATGCTGACCATGGTCATCAGCCGGGCGGTGCTGGGCCGCTCGGTGACGGCCGGGGAGGCGTGGCACGACGCCCGCGGCCAGCTGCCGCGGCTGCTGGGCCTGCTCATCCTGCTGCCCCTGATCGTCACCGCCATCTTCCTGGCCGGCCTGACCCCGGGCATCCTCGTCTCGGGCAGCGGCCCGCTCGACCTCGGTCTCGGCCTGCTGCTGCTCGGCCTGTTCGCCGGCGGAGTCGTGAGCATCTGGCTGTGGGTCCGCTACAGCCTCGCCTCCCCGGCGCTGATGCTGGAGAAGCAGGGCGTCATCGCCTCGATGCGCCGCTCCGCCAAGCTCGTCCGCGGCGCCTGGTGGCGGGTGCTGGGCGTCCAGCTCCTCGCCTACCTGCTGATCTCCATCGTCCAGTTCATCATCCAGATCCCGACCACCTTCATCGCCTTCCTGATAGGCGGGGAGAGCCTCATGGACTGGGCGAACGGCACCAGCAACGCCACCGGCTGGCCGTTCCTGATCGCGCTGGGCATCGGAGCGATCGTCAGCTCGGCGATCACCTTCCCGATCAGCGCGGGGGTCACCGCGCTCCTCTACGTCGACCAGCGCATCCGCCGCGAGGCACTCGACCTCGAACTCGCCCGCGCCGCCGGCCTCCCCGGCCACGGCTCCGGCGCCCCCGCCACACCCCCGGCCACCGGCGGCGCCCCGGCCCCCCGGACCGCCCCCGACGCAACGCCCGCCACCCCGGCCGCCGCTGACATCCCGTCCGACCAGTCGGCCGACCCGACAGGCACTCAGCAGACAAGCCCTCAGCCGACGGCCGTTCAGCTGACGAAGCCCCAGACCGCCGAGGCGGAAAACGCGGCCCCGGAGAAGACCGAGTCGCCCGACGCGCCCGATGCGTCCCCGGACGGCTCCCCCGGCATCCCCGGACCGCGCCCGACCGACACCGCACCCGGAAGCTGATGCGGTGACCACAGGGGGGAAGATCACCGCGCTCGCACACCTGGCCGCACGCTCCGACGGCGACATACCGGTACGGATCCCTCGCGACCCCGCCCGTGAGGCGGCGGAACGCGAGCTGTCCGACCCCCGGTACCACCAGCACGACCCCAACCTCCTCCAGCGCGCCATGAACTGGCTCTCGAACCGGATCGGCGAACTCTTCAGCACCGCCGCCGGCGCCACTCCGGGCGGCTGGGTCGGGCTCGTCGCCGTCGCCGTGTTCGTCCTGCTCCTGGTCATCGCCCTCCGGCTGCGGCTGGGGGCGGTGCGCCGCACCCCGACCACGACGGGCACCCTCTTCACCGACAAGCCCCGGACCGCCGCCGAACACCGCGCGGCCGCCGACCGGCACGCCGCCGAGGGCCACTGGAACGAAGCGATCCAGGACCGCATGCGCGCCCTCGTCCTCGCCCTCGAAGAGCGCGCCCTCCTCACGCCCGGCCCCGGCCGCACCGCCGACGAGGCCGCCGCAGAAGCCGGCCTGGTCCTCCCCACACACGCCGCGCAACTCCGCACCGCGGCCCGCACCTTCGACGACGTCGCATACGGCGGCCGCCCCGGCACGGAACGGGCACACGCCCTCCTGGCCGAACTCGACACCGAGCTCCAGCGCGCCAAGCCCCACCTGGCCACCGCACCGACCAGGAGCCACGGATGACCACGGCCGCCCCGACCGCCACCACCGCCCCCGGTGCCACCGCACGCCGTGTGTGGACCCGCTCCCGGGGCGTCCTGCTGGCGCTGCTGCTGCTCGTCATCGGCGGACTGACCCTCGCCGCCCTGCAGTCCGGCGAACGGCACGGCCGGCTCGACCCCCGCTCCGCGGACCGGACCGGCAGCCGGGCACTCGCCCAGCTCCTCACCGCCCACGGCGTCACCACCCGCGTCGTGACCACCGCCGACGAGGCCACCGCCGCGGCCGGACCGGACACCACACTCCTCGTCACGGCCCCCGACATGCTGACCAACAGTCAGCTGACCGAACTCCGGACCACGACGTCCCGCACCCCCGGCCGCACCGTCCTGCTCACCCCGAGGAGCGGCGCCCTCCAGGTCCTCGCCCCCGGCGTCCAGGCCGAACCCGAGATCAGCAACGCACCGCGCCCGCCCGGCTGCACCCTGCCCGCCGCCCGCACCGCGGGCGACGCCCTCCTCGGCGGCCTCCGCTACATCACCTCCGCCACCGATGCCGACCGCTGCTACCAAGCCGGCGGCCAACCCACGCTGCTGCGCCTCCCGGCCGACGCCCCCCAGGGCCGCGACACCGTCCTCCTCGGCTCCGCCGACTTCCTCTACAACCACCACCTCGCCGAGCGCGGCAACGCCTCGCTGGCCCTCCAACTCCTCGGTGCGCACAAGCATCTGGTCTGGTACCTCCCCTCCGTCAGCGATCCGTCCTCGACCACACCGGGCACCCAGCCCGGCCTCCTCGACCTCATTCCCTCCGGCTGGAGCTGGGCCCTGCTCCAACTCGCCCTCGCCGCCGCCTGCGCGGCCCTGTGGCGTGCCCGCCGGCTCGGCCCCCTGGTACCCGAGCGGCTCCCGGTCACCGTCCCGGCCGCCGAGACCACCGAGGGCCACGCCCGCCTCTACGAACAGGCCCACGCCCGCGACCGGGCCTCGGCCGTCCTCCGCTCCGCGACCCGTACCCGGCTCGCGCCCCTCATCGGCGTGCCCTCCGCACACGCCCACACCCCCGACATCCTGCTCCCGGCCGTCCGCACCCATCTCGGCACCGGCTCCCCGGCCGCACCCGACCTCGACGCCCTCCTCTTCGGTCCCTCCCCGGCGGACGACAGAGCGCTGGTGCACCTGGCCGACCGACTCGACACCCTTGAAAACTCGATCGTTTCCCAAGAGAGGCACGCACCCCGTGACCACCCCGACCGCTGACAGCGCCCGAGCCTCACTCGAGGAACTGCGCACCGAGATAGCCAAGGCAGTGGTAGGCCAGGACCCAGCCGTCACCGGCCTGGTCGTCGCACTGCTCTGCCGTGGTCATGTGCTCCTCGAAGGCGTCCCCGGCGTCGCCAAGACCCTCCTCGTACGCGCCCTCTCGACGGCCCTCGAACTCGACACCAAGCGCGTCCAGTTCACGCCCGACCTGATGCCCAGCGACGTCACCGGCTCACTGGTCTACGACACCCGCAGCGCCGAGTTCTCCTTCCAGCCCGGCCCCGTCTTCACCAACCTCCTCCTCGCCGACGAAATCAACCGCACGCCCCCCAAGACCCAGGCGTCCCTGCTCGAAGCGATGGAAGAACGTCAGGTCACGGTCGACGGCACGCCCCGCCCGCTCCCTGAACCGTTCCTCGTCGCCGCCACGCAAAACCCCATGGAGTACGAGGGCACCTACCCTCTCCCCGAGGCCCAGCTCGACCGCTTCCTGCTCAAGCTGACGGTGTCCCTGCCCGCCCGCCAGGACGAGATCGACATCCTCACCCGTCACGCGGCCGGCTTCAGCCCACGCGACCTCAACGCCGCGGGACTCCGCCCCGTCGCTTCCGCCGCCGACCTCGAAGCCGCCCGCGACGCGGTCGCCAAGACCGTCGTCTCGCCCGAAGTCACCGGCTACATCGTCGATATCTGCCGTGCCACTCGCGAATCCCCCTCGCTGTCTCTCGGCGTCTCCCCACGAGGAGCCACCGCCCTGCTCTCCACCTCACGTGCCTGGGCCTGGCTGACCGGCCGCGACTACGTCACGCCCGACGACGTCAAGGCCCTGGCCCTCCCCACGCTCCGGCACCGCGTACACCTCAGGCCCGAGGCCGAGATGGAAGGAGTCACCGCGGACTCCGTCATCAACGCCGTGCTCGCTCACCTCCCCGTACCCCGCTGAGGCAGCACCGTGGCCCTCACCGGACGCACCGCTCTCCTCTCCGCACTCGGAGCCCTGCTCGTGGGCTTCGTCCTCCCCAGCTGGCTCGGGATCCTCGCCGTCCAACTCACCTTGCTGATAGCAATTTTGTGCGACCTGGCGCTCGCCGCGCCAGTGCGAAAGCTCCATTTCACCCGAACCGGTGACACAAGCGTTCGACTAACGGGCGAAGCCCACATCGGCCTCACCCTCACCAATCCGAGCCGCCGCCCCCTGCGTGCCCAACTCCGCGACGCCTGGCCCCCGAGCTCGTTCCAGCCCGGCGACGACATCCCCGCGTCCCGGCACACCCTCCGCGTCCCCGGCGGCGAACGCCGTCGCCTGACCACCACCCTCCGCCCCACCCGCCGCGGCGACCACCACGCCGTCCGCGTCACGGTCCGCTCCTACGGCCCCCTCGGCCTGGCCGCCCGCCAAGGAAGCCACCACGTCCCCTGGATCCTGCGCGTCCTGCCGCCTTTCACCAGCCGCAAGCACCTCCCCGCCAAGCTCGCCCGGCTACGCGAACTCGACGGCCGCACCAGCATCCTGACCCGCGGTGAGGGCACCGAATTCGACAGCCTCCGCGACTACACCCCCGGCGACGACACGCGCTCCATCGACTGGCGCGCCACCGCCCGCCGGAACACCGTCGCCGTCCGCACCTGGCGCCCCGAACGCGACCGCCGCATCCTCCTCGTCCTGGAAACCGGCCGCACCTCCGCCGGCCGCGTCGGCGACACCCCCCGCCTCGACGCCTCCATGGACGCCGCACTGCTCCTCGCCGCCCTCGCCGCCCGCGCCGGCGACCACGTCGATCTCCTCGCCTACGACCGCCGGGTACGCACCTCCATACGGGGCCGCACCGCCCGCGACCTCCTCCCGGCCCTCACCGACGCCCTCGCGCCCCTCGAACCCGAACTCGTCGAGGCAGACGCCCGAGGGCTCGTGGCGACCATCCACCGCCACACCACACGCCGTTCCCTCATCGTGCTCTTCACCGGCCTCGACACGGCCCCGATGGAGGAGGCCCTGCTGCCCCTCCTCCCCGCCCTCACCCAGCGCAACGAACTGATCGTCGCGGCCGTCGCCGATCCCCGCATCGAAGAACTGGCCACCGGCCGCCACACCCCACAGGCCGTCTACGCAGCAGCCGCTGCGGAACAGACCCGCGCCGCCCGCCACCGCACCGCCGACCGCCTCCGCCGCCACGGCATCACGGTCATCGACTCCACGCCCGACCACCTGGCCCCCGACCTCGCCGACGCCTACCTCTCCCTGAAGTCCGCCGGCCGCCTGTAACCACCCCACCCAGCCGCACGAAAGCGGCCTCCGGTCCCCCCGAAAAGCCGGCGTCACCAAGACGCCGGCTTTCCCACGCGCTCCAAGCGCTTCTGCCTCACTCACACGCAGCCCGCCCGAGCGACGAAGGCTCCCGCTCGCCCACTGAGAAAGCAACGAACCCGTATTTCGCCTCCGAAAGAGACGGGGACACCCGCGCACACCCCACCACAGCCCACAAGCCAGCTTCACCAGCCGACTTCAGATTCAGATATCCGCAGCTGCCCACCTGGAAGAGGCAGCCAACCAACCCCGACACCTAAGAGAAAAGGGCCCCGTCCCCAAGCCAAAGCCTCCGGCCTTGCCTATGGGAACGAAGCCCTGAAAACAGATAGACCCCGCACCATAGGGTGCGGGGTCTATCCCAAAATTTGTTCGGCGGCGTCCTACTCTCCCACAGGGTCCCCCCTGCAGTACCATCGGCGCTGAAAGGCTTAGCTTCCGGGTTCGGAATGTAACCGGGCGTTTCCCTAACGCTAAAACCACCGAAACACTATGAAACTCAGAACAACCGTTGGTCTGTTCGTGGCTTCAGAACCAACACAGTGGACGCGAGCAACTGAGGACAAGCCCTCGGCCTATTAGTACC
Proteins encoded in this region:
- the mtnA gene encoding S-methyl-5-thioribose-1-phosphate isomerase, producing MADRHEVSEAGAGALAVPSLRWEELPEGPVVVLLDQTRLPAEEVELVCTDVPALVRAIRTLAVRGAPLLGIAGAYGVALAAARGFDVEEAAQALASARPTAVNLGYGVRRAAGAFREAAAGGAGPEDAAAAALAEARAVHAEDVEASARMARHGRELLGELLPGGGHRILTHCNTGALVSGGEGTALAVALAVHRAGELRRLWVDETRPLLQGARLTAYEAARAGMAYTVLVDGAAGSLFAAGEVDAVLIGADRIAADGAVANKIGSYPLAVLARHHHVPFIVVAPTSTVDLETEEGAAIEVEQRPGHEVTEFALPHLQGAGVEGGSGIPVAPLGALAYNPAFDVTPAELVTAIVTEAGVVSPVTRERLADVCSVSRWRKSRSGNGMMAE
- a CDS encoding DUF4129 domain-containing protein, yielding MTTGGKITALAHLAARSDGDIPVRIPRDPAREAAERELSDPRYHQHDPNLLQRAMNWLSNRIGELFSTAAGATPGGWVGLVAVAVFVLLLVIALRLRLGAVRRTPTTTGTLFTDKPRTAAEHRAAADRHAAEGHWNEAIQDRMRALVLALEERALLTPGPGRTADEAAAEAGLVLPTHAAQLRTAARTFDDVAYGGRPGTERAHALLAELDTELQRAKPHLATAPTRSHG
- a CDS encoding DUF4350 domain-containing protein, which encodes MTTAAPTATTAPGATARRVWTRSRGVLLALLLLVIGGLTLAALQSGERHGRLDPRSADRTGSRALAQLLTAHGVTTRVVTTADEATAAAGPDTTLLVTAPDMLTNSQLTELRTTTSRTPGRTVLLTPRSGALQVLAPGVQAEPEISNAPRPPGCTLPAARTAGDALLGGLRYITSATDADRCYQAGGQPTLLRLPADAPQGRDTVLLGSADFLYNHHLAERGNASLALQLLGAHKHLVWYLPSVSDPSSTTPGTQPGLLDLIPSGWSWALLQLALAAACAALWRARRLGPLVPERLPVTVPAAETTEGHARLYEQAHARDRASAVLRSATRTRLAPLIGVPSAHAHTPDILLPAVRTHLGTGSPAAPDLDALLFGPSPADDRALVHLADRLDTLENSIVSQERHAPRDHPDR
- a CDS encoding MoxR family ATPase — encoded protein: MTTPTADSARASLEELRTEIAKAVVGQDPAVTGLVVALLCRGHVLLEGVPGVAKTLLVRALSTALELDTKRVQFTPDLMPSDVTGSLVYDTRSAEFSFQPGPVFTNLLLADEINRTPPKTQASLLEAMEERQVTVDGTPRPLPEPFLVAATQNPMEYEGTYPLPEAQLDRFLLKLTVSLPARQDEIDILTRHAAGFSPRDLNAAGLRPVASAADLEAARDAVAKTVVSPEVTGYIVDICRATRESPSLSLGVSPRGATALLSTSRAWAWLTGRDYVTPDDVKALALPTLRHRVHLRPEAEMEGVTADSVINAVLAHLPVPR
- a CDS encoding DUF58 domain-containing protein gives rise to the protein MALTGRTALLSALGALLVGFVLPSWLGILAVQLTLLIAILCDLALAAPVRKLHFTRTGDTSVRLTGEAHIGLTLTNPSRRPLRAQLRDAWPPSSFQPGDDIPASRHTLRVPGGERRRLTTTLRPTRRGDHHAVRVTVRSYGPLGLAARQGSHHVPWILRVLPPFTSRKHLPAKLARLRELDGRTSILTRGEGTEFDSLRDYTPGDDTRSIDWRATARRNTVAVRTWRPERDRRILLVLETGRTSAGRVGDTPRLDASMDAALLLAALAARAGDHVDLLAYDRRVRTSIRGRTARDLLPALTDALAPLEPELVEADARGLVATIHRHTTRRSLIVLFTGLDTAPMEEALLPLLPALTQRNELIVAAVADPRIEELATGRHTPQAVYAAAAAEQTRAARHRTADRLRRHGITVIDSTPDHLAPDLADAYLSLKSAGRL